The following nucleotide sequence is from Podospora bellae-mahoneyi strain CBS 112042 chromosome 1 map unlocalized CBS112042p_1, whole genome shotgun sequence.
CTGCCAAGCTGGGCTGGCTCGAGTGAGAGGCGAATCGAAAGAATCTCACGATTGACTCACGCGGCAAGCAAATCAAGCCCTGGAGCAATTGTCGCATGGTGTGTCGTTGGGCTGGAAGCCAGATGCAGCAGAGAGAAGCCCAAAGATTCGACAAGCAAACACTCCTCCCACCTTCCAAGTACCTCAGTATCTTAGCCATGTACCTCGAGCGGTCGCACGACCATTGGTACCACCCGGGCATCCTGGTGAGGACGGAAAATATCACAGCAAGGATTAGCATGAAGGAGGGGCTTATCGTCGTGGGCGCCAAGTGAGGGGCAGTCTGAAGCATCGCCAATGTCTGAGAGGGGCAGCTCCGTGCCTCACGGCAATAGAATCACCACTCGCCGGACACGTCACAAGGGAAGAAGTCAAGGGAGCACAGAGAGTAGTCACAAGAGAGAATTCGAGAtgatattttttttttttgaaaaaTTCCAGCTGTTTGTGATCGGTGATCAACAGAGCCCTCGAGTACTTTGGTAACAGTAACCCGCTACAAGACGCAAGCTGCTGCAGTGAAGGCAGCCTGACCGGCGGGGCGGCAAGGCGCGGCGTTCCATTCTCCAATCAGAGGCCGTAGATTTCGAGGGCTTGACCCGCTTCCTGCTCAAAATTTTTGTGGTCTGTGGTGGGACCCACTTAAATTCTGGCTCTGCTCTCTTTACCCCACCAACCTGCctcgcccctcctcctcttgcccTTAAAaacttcaacccctccagaaATTCTtgacttcctctccctcttaCTTCCTCCGTCGGCATACCTGATTCGAGCAATCTTACTGCCACTTCAGTACGTTACCCTTCTCGCATCATCAACAGTCACCCTCATCGAGAAGAACATCGCCTTCTAACATCACTGCGCAGCGTATCCCTCAAACTTTTCGATCTGTGATCGCAAAACCGTCAAAATGGGGTAAGTCGATctttcatcaccatcgcgGGCATCGTGACCTCGACCGCGACTCGGTCGAACAGCATCACTGACTtcatcaacagcaaggaggacaagactCACATCAACGTCGTCGTTATCGGCCACGTCGATTCCGGCAAGTCGACCACCACTGGTCACTTGATCTACAAGTGCGGTGGTATTGACAAGCGTACCATCGAGAAGTTCGAGAAGGTCAGTTTTTTCCTCATTTCCCTTCATTTCCTTCACTTCCACACACATTTCGCACACATCGCATTCACTGGCGATTTGGGCGGTTTTTCGCCTGGTTCATCACATTTCCCCGCCATTTTCTGCCTGCCTTTGTGCTGCCCCTCCTCTCAccatggtgggggaggggcacACAAAACGCACAGTTGGCAAATTTTTTCGAGCACGGACCCCACTTACCCCGCGATTCTGCccgctcaacaccaccatcaccgccatcatcagACTTGGCAATGTCGAACATCGTGACTGACTTCATCAACAGGAAGCTGCTGAGCTCGGCAAGGGCTCCTTCAAGTATGCCTGGGTTCTTGACAAGTTGAAGGCCGAGCGTGAGCGTGGTATCACCATCGATATTGCCCTCTGGAAGTTCGAGACCCCCAAGTACTATGTCACCGTCATCGGTAAGTTGACACACCTGTCATGCATCCTCTGTTCTCGCATCACGCTAACATGTTTGCTCTTCCAGATGCCCCCGGCCATCGTGATTTCATCAAGAACATGATTACTGGTACTTCCCAGGCCGATTGCGCCATTCTCATCATTGCCGCCGGTACTGGTGAGTTCGAGGCTGGTATCTCCAAGGATGGCCAGACCCGTGAGCACGCTCTCCTCGCCTACACCCTCGGTGTCAAGCAGCTCATCGTCGCCATCAACAAGATGGACACCACCAAGTGGTCCGAGGCTCGCTTCAACgagatcatcaaggagacctccaacttcatcaagaaggtcGGCTACAACCCCAAGACTGTTGCCTTCGTCCCCATCTCCGGTTTCAACGGCGACAACATGCTTGAGGCTTCCACCAACTGCCCCTGGTACAAgggctgggagaaggaggtcaagggtGGCAAGGCCACCGGTAAGACCCTCCTTGAGGCCATCGACTCCATCGAGCCCCCCAAGCGTCCCACCGACAAGCCCCTCCGTCTTCCCCTCCAGGACGTCTACAAGATCGGCGGTATCGGCACAGTCCCTGTCGGCCGTATCGAGACTGGTGTCCTCAAGCCCGGTATGGTCGTTACCTTCGCTCCTTCCAACGTCACCACTGAAGTCAAGTCCGTCGAGATGCACCACGAGCAGCTCGCTGAGGGTGTCCCCGGTGACAACGTTGGTTTCAACGTGAAGAACGTCTCCGTCAAGGAAATCCGCCGTGGCAACGTTGCCGGTGACTCCAAGAACGACCCCCCCATGGGCGCCGCCTCTTTCGATGCCCAGGTCATcgtcctcaaccaccccggCCAGGTCGGTGCTGGTTACGCCCCCGTCCTCGATTGCCACACTGCCCACATCGCCTGCAAGTTCTCTGAGCTCCTGCAGAAGATCGACCGCCGTACTGGTAAGGCCGTTGAGGAGAGCCCCAAGTTCATCAAGTCTGGTGATGCTGCCATCGTCAAGATGGTTCCCTCCAAGCCCATGTGCGTTGAGGCTTTCACTGAGTACCCTCCCCTCGGTCGTTTCGCCGTCCGTGACATGCGTCAGACCGTCGCTGTCGGtgtcatcaagaaggtcgAGAAGGCCGCTGCTGGTTCCGGCAAGGTCACCAAGTCCGCTGCCAAGGCTGGCAAGAAATAAATCATTTCTTCCACCTAAacagcaaaaacaaaaattCGCTTCCAGGGACACAGGTCATTGGCCACCGAAAGGAAAGCGTCACGCGATGTGTGTTGGCGCTACGGATCTCTTGGCTCAATTTGAGCAATCGGTTATTTGGTATGGGGCACAattttgaggagggaaaggtCACGGGTTTCTGCGGCAAAACTTCTCATATGTGCTTGAGTACAAAATAGAGTCCCTTAGAGGTGATCACGAACGTTATGATCTTTTCTACTGTGAATATGTGTGCTTTGGTGTTGCTTGTGATTGTTACTCTCTCTTGATATGTTGTTGCCTGAGGTCATCACCTTTGCCTCTttgaaggtggtgatgcttgTCCATGGTGTTGTAAGTTGCGTGCTGGCACGCTGTTCTCCAATGATGTCATACCGTTCTGTGGTTCCACGCCATGATCTTGGCTTGTCTCTTCCCAAGCATCGACTCTCCCCACGTGGGGCCAACAACGCATCCGACAGGCAGACTGACCTCTTGTTCACCGACGAGTTGAGACCCTCATGCCAATACAAAAGAACACCACCGCGGTCCAGCCATGCTCAAACATGATCGACCGAGCGTTACCCCTCACTCGTTTGCTTCTCTATACTGACGGCCCAGAAAAATAGCCCTCGAGATGCATCACTATCCACGTCAGCCTCGGCTTGGCTTCTCGACATGGTGTTTATAATATTCTGCTGAAGCAGCGTCGATATCCTCCCGGGCTGTCCCAGTTCCTATCGGCATGAGCCTCGTCTGCCAATAACACCCATTTCGTATCTAGATGGCCAGGCAATCTTCGTGGTCCTCGAGGACTCTCGCCCACTTTCGTCAAGGTGGCAAACTGGAGCCGTTCAGACTTCTCAGGCAAGATGCTCGCAACCTTCGGAGGCGATGGGTGTCGGACTGGACAGTCTTCAACCAGCTCGTGGTAGCCAGCGCTGTCTACGTCTTTTTTACCAACATCCTGCCTGGCATCACTTTTGCGAGTGATCTGTACGTTCTCACTGGGAGATCGTGGGGGACGATTGAGGTTGTTTTTAGCACTGGGTTGTGTGGTGTCATCTTTGCGGTGTAAGTCACTGTCTGGAAGAAGTTGGGTATGGGTTTGGGGACTAATGGGATGTGCGTTGTGGTAGGTTCTCTGCTCAGCCGTTGACTATTCTTGGGGTTACTGGGCCGTTTTCGGTGCTGGCCGAGAATTTGTACGAGTTGTGTAGTGATAGC
It contains:
- the TEF-1 gene encoding translation elongation factor EF-1 alpha (COG:J; EggNog:ENOG503NU3J) — translated: MGKEDKTHINVVVIGHVDSGKSTTTGHLIYKCGGIDKRTIEKFEKEAAELGKGSFKYAWVLDKLKAERERGITIDIALWKFETPKYYVTVIDAPGHRDFIKNMITGTSQADCAILIIAAGTGEFEAGISKDGQTREHALLAYTLGVKQLIVAINKMDTTKWSEARFNEIIKETSNFIKKVGYNPKTVAFVPISGFNGDNMLEASTNCPWYKGWEKEVKGGKATGKTLLEAIDSIEPPKRPTDKPLRLPLQDVYKIGGIGTVPVGRIETGVLKPGMVVTFAPSNVTTEVKSVEMHHEQLAEGVPGDNVGFNVKNVSVKEIRRGNVAGDSKNDPPMGAASFDAQVIVLNHPGQVGAGYAPVLDCHTAHIACKFSELLQKIDRRTGKAVEESPKFIKSGDAAIVKMVPSKPMCVEAFTEYPPLGRFAVRDMRQTVAVGVIKKVEKAAAGSGKVTKSAAKAGKK